Proteins from a genomic interval of Cupriavidus sp. WKF15:
- a CDS encoding beta-ketoacyl-[acyl-carrier-protein] synthase family protein produces the protein MSPLHLSHFTATSCIGTGLDDTLSALREQRGGLAPCRFGDVRLDTWVGEVKGVDDVALPAALAGFNCRNNRLALLALEQDGFADRVREAVARYGADRIGVFLGTSTAGVLQTELAYRQRDPQTGALPAGFSYAGTHSPYSLPGFVRAYFGLRGPAGTVSSACSSGAKVFTSARRLMEAGLIDAAVVGGVDSLCHTTLYGFGSLELLSDQPCRPFDADRNGISIGEAAAFALLERAPQRAPEGAILLLGIGESSDAHHMSSPHPEGLGARMAMEQALASAGIAPGQVDYVNLHGTATRANDAAEARAMDALLPGTPCSSTKGATGHTLGAAGALEAVICALALRHGLLPGGINTTQVDPALAVDYRLASREQPLRHVLSNAFGFGGSNCSLLLGRATGGQ, from the coding sequence GTGTCGCCGCTCCATCTCTCGCATTTCACTGCCACCAGTTGTATCGGCACCGGGCTTGACGACACGCTGAGCGCCCTGCGCGAACAGCGCGGCGGCCTGGCGCCATGCCGTTTCGGCGACGTCCGCCTGGATACCTGGGTCGGCGAGGTAAAGGGCGTCGATGACGTCGCCCTTCCCGCTGCGCTCGCAGGCTTTAACTGCCGCAATAATCGCCTCGCGCTGCTAGCGCTCGAACAGGACGGATTCGCCGATCGCGTCAGGGAGGCGGTGGCACGCTATGGCGCGGATCGTATCGGGGTCTTTCTCGGCACCAGTACCGCAGGCGTGCTGCAGACCGAACTTGCCTACCGCCAGCGCGACCCGCAGACCGGTGCGCTGCCGGCGGGATTCAGCTATGCCGGCACCCACAGCCCGTACTCGCTGCCGGGCTTCGTGCGCGCTTATTTCGGGCTGAGGGGACCGGCGGGCACGGTCTCGTCGGCATGCTCGTCGGGTGCCAAGGTATTCACCTCGGCGCGCCGGCTGATGGAAGCCGGCCTGATCGACGCGGCCGTGGTCGGAGGCGTCGATTCGCTCTGCCACACGACACTGTATGGCTTCGGCTCGCTGGAGCTGCTCTCGGACCAGCCCTGCCGGCCGTTCGACGCCGATCGCAACGGGATCTCGATCGGCGAAGCCGCTGCCTTCGCGCTGCTGGAACGTGCGCCGCAACGGGCACCGGAAGGCGCCATCCTGCTGCTCGGCATCGGCGAATCCAGCGACGCGCACCATATGTCCTCGCCGCACCCGGAAGGCCTGGGCGCGCGCATGGCCATGGAGCAGGCGCTGGCCAGCGCCGGCATCGCGCCGGGACAGGTCGACTATGTCAACCTGCACGGCACCGCGACGCGCGCCAATGACGCGGCCGAAGCGCGCGCGATGGACGCGCTGTTGCCGGGCACGCCCTGCAGCTCCACCAAGGGTGCCACCGGGCACACGCTCGGCGCCGCGGGCGCGCTGGAAGCCGTGATCTGCGCGCTGGCCCTGCGCCATGGACTGCTGCCGGGCGGCATCAACACTACGCAGGTGGATCCGGCGCTGGCGGTCGACTATCGCCTCGCCAGCCGCGAACAGCCGCTGCGCCACGTGCTCAGCAACGCGTTCGGATTCGGCGGCTCCAACTGCAGCCTGCTGCTCGGGCGCGCAACTGGCGGGCAATGA
- a CDS encoding polysaccharide deacetylase family protein, with protein MKPATPLPVPARDQAPPVSRTWRPGKLLYGAGLVHAGAAVAVLADPSTLAWAAAAVGATHATLATVGLWPRSTWLGPNALRLPRAAGNSVALTFDDGPHPELTPRVLELLDRHGARATFFCVGERAARYPGLVREIARRGHAVENHSMHHRLDFSVFGPWRMRREIRDAQQLLADLTGQPPRYFRAPAGLRNPFLEPVLCTEGLQLAAWTRRGFDTRNGDRAARIAQRLTHNLAAGDILLLHDGNSGVDPAGKPHCTAVLPGLLAAIADAGLQCVTLRAGMAAEAGRTA; from the coding sequence ATGAAACCCGCGACACCCCTGCCCGTCCCGGCGCGGGACCAGGCGCCGCCCGTCTCGCGCACCTGGCGGCCCGGCAAGCTGCTGTATGGTGCCGGGCTGGTGCACGCGGGTGCCGCCGTGGCCGTGCTGGCTGACCCGTCGACCCTGGCATGGGCCGCAGCAGCCGTTGGCGCCACGCATGCGACCCTGGCGACGGTGGGACTTTGGCCGCGCAGCACCTGGCTCGGACCGAACGCGCTGCGGCTGCCGCGCGCGGCCGGCAACAGCGTGGCCCTGACCTTCGACGACGGCCCGCATCCGGAACTCACGCCGCGCGTGCTCGAGCTGCTCGACCGTCACGGCGCTCGCGCCACCTTCTTCTGCGTTGGCGAGCGCGCGGCGCGCTACCCCGGCCTGGTGCGCGAGATTGCGCGCCGGGGCCACGCGGTGGAAAACCACAGCATGCATCACCGGCTGGATTTCTCGGTGTTCGGCCCCTGGCGCATGCGGCGGGAGATCCGCGACGCCCAGCAACTGCTGGCCGACCTCACCGGACAGCCACCGCGCTATTTCCGCGCGCCGGCCGGCCTGCGCAACCCATTCCTCGAACCGGTGCTGTGCACGGAAGGCCTGCAGCTTGCCGCATGGACGCGGCGCGGCTTCGACACGCGCAACGGCGACCGCGCGGCTCGCATCGCGCAGCGCCTCACGCACAACCTTGCCGCCGGCGACATCCTGCTGCTGCACGACGGCAACAGCGGCGTCGACCCCGCCGGCAAGCCGCATTGCACGGCGGTGTTGCCCGGACTGCTCGCGGCCATTGCCGATGCCGGACTGCAGTGCGTGACCCTGCGCGCCGGCATGGCGGCGGAGGCCGGGCGCACGGCTTGA
- a CDS encoding MMPL family transporter: MRFAPRGGPRTTALPAARLAVALWLAWLLACAAVVTRTSFTADLSAFLPRLPTAEQQLLVDQLREGLVSRLILVGVEGGDADGRAAVSRAMAAHLRQNAAFSAISNGEPVNQAADQRYLYDHRYLLSPTVTPERFSPQGLAAAVADTFDLLASPAGLFTKSLLPRDPTGEVMSVMSQLDARQRVPLHAGAWVSRDGRRAVLLAQTASAGSDTDGQARAIDAIREAFAGAAKAGPYRLVMTGPGVFSVKARDTIRHDVERLSSIGIAIIVTLLLLVYRSVPLLVLGLVPVLSGALAGVAAVSLGFGGTVHGLTLGFGTTLIGEAVDYSIYLFVQSAQYTRGGQRDNRAWIAGFWPTVRLGVLTSVCGFASLLLSGFPGLAQLGLYSIAGLATAALVTRFVLPHLVPANLHLRDVTPLGTRLAALLARAGRLRWVVAVVALAACAVLWARHDTLWGRELSALSPVPAADQALDASLRADLGAPDVRYLIVLSGPDQETVLQGAERVARELDPLVASGLIGGYESPARYLPSAATQRARQASLPPPDELAQRLRAAVAQQPVRPELFAPFLAEAGQARTAAPLQRNDLKGTSMALAIDALLTPHGDHWNATLPLRAPASAKATDVLDSRPVRAALDRAGVSHALFVDLKRESDQLYGGYMREALHLSLGGVLAILVLLSVALRSPRRVLATVLPLAAAALAVMGGLAAMGQPLNLLHLVGMLLLVAVGSNYALFFNGAGSTGPTTAISAHTLVSLLLANLTTVAAFGLLAWSDLPLLKAFGLTVGPGAVLALWFSAILAPASGGHGKRKEDA, encoded by the coding sequence ATGAGGTTCGCGCCGCGCGGGGGGCCGCGTACAACCGCCCTGCCGGCAGCGCGCCTGGCCGTGGCGCTTTGGCTGGCGTGGCTGCTGGCCTGCGCGGCGGTCGTCACGCGCACCAGTTTCACCGCCGACCTGTCGGCCTTCCTGCCGCGACTGCCCACCGCCGAACAGCAGCTGCTGGTGGACCAGTTGCGCGAAGGGCTGGTCTCGCGCCTGATCCTGGTCGGCGTGGAAGGCGGCGACGCAGACGGGCGCGCGGCGGTGTCGCGCGCCATGGCCGCGCACCTGCGCCAGAATGCGGCGTTCTCGGCCATCAGCAACGGCGAACCGGTCAACCAGGCCGCCGACCAGCGCTATCTCTACGACCACCGCTACCTGCTGAGTCCGACCGTCACGCCCGAACGCTTCTCGCCGCAGGGGCTTGCCGCAGCCGTCGCCGACACCTTCGACCTGCTGGCATCCCCCGCCGGGCTCTTCACCAAGTCGCTGTTGCCACGCGACCCTACCGGCGAGGTGATGTCGGTCATGTCGCAGCTAGATGCCCGGCAGCGCGTGCCGCTGCATGCGGGCGCCTGGGTCTCGCGCGATGGCCGGCGTGCCGTGCTGCTGGCGCAGACGGCCAGCGCCGGTTCCGATACCGACGGCCAGGCCAGGGCCATCGACGCCATCCGCGAGGCGTTTGCCGGCGCGGCAAAGGCCGGTCCATACCGGCTCGTGATGACCGGCCCCGGCGTGTTCTCGGTCAAGGCGCGCGACACGATCCGGCACGACGTCGAGCGGCTGTCGAGCATCGGTATCGCCATCATCGTCACGCTGCTGCTGCTGGTGTACCGCTCGGTGCCGCTGCTGGTGCTCGGGCTGGTGCCCGTGCTATCCGGCGCGCTGGCCGGCGTGGCGGCGGTCAGCCTTGGCTTTGGCGGCACGGTGCACGGGCTCACGCTCGGCTTCGGCACCACGCTGATCGGCGAAGCCGTGGACTACTCGATCTACCTGTTCGTCCAGTCGGCGCAGTACACGCGCGGCGGGCAGCGCGACAACCGCGCATGGATTGCCGGCTTCTGGCCGACCGTGCGGCTCGGCGTGCTGACCTCGGTGTGCGGCTTTGCCTCGCTGCTGCTGTCAGGCTTCCCGGGGCTGGCGCAGCTCGGCCTGTACTCGATTGCCGGCCTGGCCACGGCCGCACTGGTCACGCGCTTCGTGCTGCCGCACCTGGTCCCGGCCAACCTGCACCTGCGCGATGTGACGCCGCTCGGCACGCGCCTGGCCGCGCTGCTGGCCAGGGCCGGCCGCCTGCGCTGGGTGGTCGCGGTAGTGGCCCTCGCCGCCTGTGCCGTGCTGTGGGCGCGCCACGACACCCTGTGGGGACGCGAGCTGTCGGCGCTGAGCCCGGTGCCTGCAGCGGACCAGGCGCTGGACGCCTCGCTGCGCGCCGACCTCGGCGCGCCTGACGTGCGCTACCTGATCGTCCTGTCCGGCCCAGACCAGGAAACCGTGCTGCAGGGTGCCGAGCGCGTGGCGCGGGAACTCGACCCGCTGGTTGCGTCAGGCCTCATCGGCGGCTACGAAAGCCCGGCGCGCTATCTGCCCAGCGCCGCCACGCAGCGCGCGCGCCAGGCCAGCCTGCCACCGCCTGACGAACTGGCGCAGCGCCTGCGCGCCGCCGTCGCGCAGCAGCCGGTGCGCCCGGAACTGTTCGCACCGTTCCTGGCGGAGGCCGGGCAGGCGCGTACCGCCGCCCCGCTGCAGCGTAACGACCTGAAGGGCACGTCGATGGCGCTGGCCATCGACGCCCTGCTCACGCCGCATGGCGACCACTGGAACGCCACCCTGCCCTTGCGCGCGCCGGCATCGGCCAAGGCTACGGACGTGCTGGACAGCCGGCCAGTGCGCGCGGCGCTGGACCGGGCCGGTGTCAGCCACGCGCTCTTTGTCGACCTCAAGCGCGAGTCGGACCAGCTTTACGGTGGCTATATGCGCGAGGCGCTGCACCTGTCACTGGGTGGCGTGCTCGCCATCCTCGTGCTGTTGTCGGTCGCGCTGCGCTCGCCCCGGCGCGTGCTGGCGACCGTACTTCCACTCGCCGCCGCGGCGCTGGCTGTCATGGGCGGCCTGGCCGCCATGGGGCAGCCGCTGAACCTGCTGCACCTGGTGGGCATGCTGCTGCTGGTGGCAGTCGGATCGAACTACGCGCTGTTCTTCAATGGCGCGGGCAGTACGGGCCCGACGACAGCCATTTCGGCGCATACACTGGTATCGCTGCTGCTGGCCAACCTGACCACCGTGGCGGCTTTCGGTCTCCTGGCCTGGTCGGACCTGCCGCTGCTCAAGGCATTCGGGCTGACCGTGGGGCCAGGTGCGGTACTCGCACTGTGGTTCTCGGCGATCCTGGCGCCGGCGAGCGGCGGCCATGGCAAGCGAAAGGAAGACGCCTGA
- a CDS encoding beta-ketoacyl synthase chain length factor translates to MTMGAPLLCFIDGIGVLGPGLGNWAQAVDVLAGRQPYQPAPTELAPPAILPPAERRRSGTAVRLALGIGQQAVAAAGMEAAGLPTVFTSSSADGHNFHAICEALAQPDPLMSPTRFHNSVHNVAAGYWSIATRAMRPANVLSALDASFGAGLLEAAAQVSADREPCLLIAYDSDYPEPLRTLRPIAAPFGVALLLSPEASERSLARIEVALAHAAATPMDDAALETLRRSVPTARALPLLHAVAMQSASSVVIDYLEDLQLQVAVHPQARPGNGG, encoded by the coding sequence ATGACCATGGGCGCACCGCTTCTCTGCTTTATCGATGGCATCGGCGTGCTGGGCCCTGGGCTCGGCAACTGGGCCCAGGCCGTCGACGTGCTCGCCGGCCGGCAGCCCTACCAGCCTGCCCCGACCGAACTCGCGCCGCCGGCCATCCTGCCACCGGCCGAGCGGCGGCGCAGCGGCACGGCTGTCAGGCTGGCGCTGGGCATCGGCCAACAGGCCGTGGCCGCCGCTGGCATGGAGGCCGCCGGCCTGCCAACGGTATTCACCTCGTCGAGCGCGGACGGGCACAACTTCCATGCGATCTGCGAAGCCCTGGCGCAGCCCGATCCGCTGATGTCGCCCACGCGCTTCCACAACTCGGTGCACAACGTCGCGGCCGGGTATTGGTCGATTGCCACGCGCGCCATGCGCCCGGCCAATGTGCTGAGCGCGCTGGATGCGAGCTTCGGTGCCGGCCTGCTGGAAGCGGCTGCCCAGGTATCGGCGGACCGCGAGCCCTGCCTGCTGATCGCCTACGACTCCGATTACCCGGAGCCACTGCGAACGCTGCGCCCGATTGCCGCCCCGTTCGGGGTGGCGCTGCTATTGTCGCCGGAAGCGTCGGAACGATCGCTGGCACGGATCGAAGTGGCGTTGGCACACGCAGCGGCGACGCCGATGGACGACGCCGCGCTGGAGACACTGCGCCGTTCGGTACCGACCGCGCGCGCACTGCCGTTGCTGCACGCCGTTGCCATGCAATCGGCCAGCTCGGTAGTGATCGATTATCTGGAAGACCTGCAGCTGCAGGTCGCCGTGCACCCGCAGGCGCGGCCCGGGAATGGCGGATAG